A genomic stretch from Candidatus Thiothrix anitrata includes:
- a CDS encoding helix-turn-helix transcriptional regulator, translated as MSDNYLLGDLVADLYACASLNERFKMYEKCIQKLDFEAASYTFIPKIVTETQLNTPPVFVRSALFPESFIEQYVTDRFDKNDFTIRAIQNNVLCPMDWQDCFQSDSLTDAEKNVLFLAKQEHNIQNGISLPMMNDSVGIAGFSIVSSMQDVDFTRVKQQNLNTLQLCTKAFHDIVFSRVYAYHEFIPSVLLDLSDKEKIVLEYISKGKTMEELGKSNAPVSKRYGEKILLELRQKFGDISTHELIHHISQLKLI; from the coding sequence GTGTCAGACAACTACCTACTAGGCGACTTAGTTGCTGACTTGTATGCGTGCGCATCGCTGAATGAGCGTTTCAAGATGTATGAAAAGTGCATTCAAAAGCTCGATTTTGAAGCAGCATCCTATACGTTTATTCCCAAAATCGTTACCGAAACCCAGTTAAACACGCCGCCGGTTTTCGTGCGTTCGGCATTGTTTCCCGAAAGTTTTATCGAGCAGTATGTCACGGATAGATTCGATAAAAATGATTTCACCATACGCGCCATCCAAAATAACGTCCTGTGTCCTATGGACTGGCAGGACTGTTTTCAATCAGACTCACTGACTGATGCAGAAAAAAACGTCTTATTTTTAGCCAAGCAGGAACACAACATCCAAAACGGCATCTCCCTCCCAATGATGAATGACAGCGTAGGGATAGCAGGCTTCAGCATCGTTAGCTCCATGCAGGATGTTGACTTCACAAGGGTAAAACAACAAAACCTCAACACCTTACAGCTTTGCACCAAAGCTTTCCATGATATTGTTTTTTCTAGGGTTTATGCATACCACGAATTTATACCATCAGTACTTTTAGACCTGAGCGATAAAGAAAAAATCGTGTTGGAATACATTTCAAAAGGTAAAACGATGGAAGAACTCGGCAAATCCAATGCGCCGGTTTCAAAGCGTTATGGGGAAAAGATTTTGCTCGAACTGCGCCAAAAGTTCGGTGACATATCAACACACGAACTCATCCATCACATCAGTCAGCTCAAGCTCATTTGA
- a CDS encoding helix-turn-helix domain-containing protein — MSALDLAHHLREQLAVLGMTVTEASARSGISRQTWHRLLQADIDEARLSTLVKVANVLETHVITLLTIYFQRKPIEQYATQQGYLHLH; from the coding sequence ATGTCTGCATTAGATCTGGCGCATCATCTGCGCGAACAATTGGCTGTATTAGGAATGACCGTAACGGAAGCGTCCGCACGCTCCGGCATTTCACGTCAAACATGGCACAGGCTGTTACAAGCTGACATCGACGAAGCTAGGCTGTCTACCTTAGTCAAAGTTGCTAATGTGTTAGAGACACATGTCATCACCTTATTGACAATCTATTTTCAAAGAAAACCTATTGAGCAGTACGCTACTCAGCAAGGGTATCTTCATCTGCACTAA
- the parE gene encoding DNA topoisomerase IV subunit B, protein MTNNTYNASSIEVLTGLDPVRKRPGMYTDTTRPNHLAQEVIDNSVDEALTGHANQIDVTLHADGSISVTDNGRGMPVDIHPEQGKPGIEVILCTLHAGGKFSDQNYQFSGGLHGVGVSVVNALSRKLEVTIKRNSQLYRMTFADGNKASELEVIGKAGKRETGTTVHFWPDGKYFDTVKFGVKALKHNLRAKAVLCPGLRIRFTDASASLSAGAPEPEVTEWYYQSGLRDYLNEAISEFITLPEDPFTGSLTAPRETLDWALLWLPEGGTAIQESYVNLIPTVQGGTHVNGLRTGVTDALREYCEFRNLLPRGMKLTPDDVWENIAFVLSFKMQDPQFAGQTKERLSSREAASFISGAIKDAFSLYLNNNTVIGEQLAQLAINNATKRQKASKKVIRKRVTAGPALPGKLADCSSQDTTRTELFLVEGDSAGGSAKQARDREFQAIMPLRGKILNTWEVDSEQVLGSQEVHDISVAIGVEPGNVDLSQLRYGKVCILADADSDGAHIATLLCALFVKHFRPLVQAGHVFVAMPPLYRIDIGKEVYYALDEAEKQARLDIITAEKKRGTIAVTRFKGLGEMNPLQLRETTISPDTRRLVKLSLDDTDTADLMMDMLLAKKRAGDRKQWLETKGNLASV, encoded by the coding sequence ATGACCAACAACACCTACAACGCCTCTTCCATCGAAGTCCTCACCGGACTCGACCCCGTGCGCAAACGCCCTGGCATGTACACCGACACCACGCGCCCCAACCACCTCGCGCAAGAAGTCATCGACAATAGCGTGGACGAAGCCCTCACCGGACACGCCAATCAAATCGACGTCACCCTACACGCCGACGGCTCGATTTCCGTCACCGACAACGGGCGAGGAATGCCGGTCGACATCCACCCCGAACAAGGCAAACCGGGGATCGAAGTCATCCTCTGCACCCTGCACGCAGGCGGCAAATTTTCCGACCAAAACTACCAATTCTCCGGCGGTTTACACGGTGTCGGCGTATCCGTCGTCAATGCCCTGTCACGCAAGCTCGAAGTCACCATCAAACGCAACAGCCAGCTTTACCGCATGACATTTGCCGACGGCAACAAAGCCAGCGAACTCGAAGTCATTGGCAAAGCAGGCAAGCGCGAAACCGGCACAACCGTGCATTTCTGGCCGGACGGCAAATACTTCGACACCGTAAAATTCGGCGTTAAAGCCCTCAAGCACAATTTACGCGCAAAAGCAGTTCTCTGCCCCGGCTTACGCATCCGTTTCACCGACGCTTCGGCTTCGCTCAGCGCAGGCGCTCCCGAGCCGGAAGTCACCGAATGGTATTACCAAAGCGGTTTGCGCGATTACCTCAACGAAGCCATCAGCGAATTCATCACCCTACCCGAAGACCCGTTCACCGGCTCACTCACCGCGCCGCGTGAAACGCTCGATTGGGCATTGCTGTGGCTACCCGAAGGAGGCACAGCCATTCAAGAAAGCTACGTTAACCTGATTCCGACCGTGCAAGGCGGCACACACGTCAACGGCTTGCGCACGGGTGTCACCGACGCATTGCGCGAATACTGCGAATTCCGCAACCTGTTGCCACGCGGCATGAAACTCACCCCCGATGACGTGTGGGAAAATATCGCCTTCGTACTGTCGTTCAAGATGCAAGACCCGCAATTTGCCGGGCAAACCAAAGAACGCCTGTCCTCCCGCGAAGCCGCGAGTTTCATCAGTGGCGCAATCAAGGACGCTTTCAGCCTCTATCTCAACAACAACACCGTGATTGGTGAACAACTCGCGCAATTGGCAATCAACAACGCCACCAAACGCCAGAAAGCCAGCAAAAAAGTCATCCGCAAGCGTGTCACCGCAGGCCCCGCATTGCCCGGTAAACTCGCCGATTGTTCCTCGCAAGACACCACCCGCACCGAACTGTTTTTGGTCGAAGGCGATTCCGCAGGCGGTTCCGCCAAGCAAGCGCGTGACCGCGAATTCCAAGCGATCATGCCGTTGCGCGGTAAAATCCTGAATACGTGGGAAGTCGATTCCGAACAAGTGCTAGGCTCGCAAGAAGTACACGATATTTCCGTGGCGATTGGCGTAGAACCGGGTAATGTCGACTTGAGCCAATTGCGCTACGGCAAAGTGTGCATTCTCGCCGATGCGGATTCGGACGGGGCGCACATTGCCACGCTGCTTTGTGCCTTATTTGTTAAACACTTCCGACCCTTAGTGCAAGCGGGTCATGTCTTCGTGGCGATGCCACCGCTGTACCGCATCGACATTGGCAAGGAAGTCTATTACGCGCTGGACGAAGCCGAAAAACAGGCACGTCTCGACATTATCACTGCCGAAAAGAAACGCGGCACAATCGCCGTCACCCGCTTCAAAGGTTTGGGTGAAATGAACCCGTTACAATTGCGCGAAACCACCATTTCCCCCGACACCCGCCGTTTGGTGAAACTCAGCCTCGACGACACCGACACCGCCGATCTGATGATGGATATGTTACTGGCAAAAAAACGCGCTGGTGACCGTAAACAGTGGCTCGAAACCAAGGGCAATCTGGCAAGCGTATGA
- the metG gene encoding methionine--tRNA ligase — protein MKPRKILITSALPYANGPIHIGHMVEYIQTDIWARFQRLRGNECYYVCADDTHGTPIMLRAQQEGITPEQLIARIGAEHQRDFSGFRVGFDNYYTTHSDENRHFAEFIYKAARDNGHIEKRTIRQAYDAQAKMFLPDRFIKGECPRCGAADQYGDNCEACGATYSPTDLKNAVSAISGTTPIEKETDHYFFKLGHFESFLREFLASGAVQKEIANKQMEWFESDQGLSDWDVSRDAPYWGFKIPDTDDKYFYVWLDAPIGYLASFKNLCDRTGLDFDSFWKPDSTAEVYHFIGKDIAYFHTLFWPALLHGAGFRTPSAVHCHGFLTVNGAKMSKSRGTFIQAESYLKHLNPEWLRYYFASKLSNGVDDIDLNLEDFVARVNSDLVGKVVNIASRCAGFINKRFDNKLANTLPDSALYQEFSDASERIAELYETRRYGQAMREIMGLADKANQYVDEQKPWVLAKDPERLADVQNVCTQGINMFRAIVGYLKPVLPQLAVDAESFLNAGELTWASVATPLIGSEITTFKALMTRVEPAMIEAMLEDNQQAIQPAAVNNTAPPTSSQLTDDPISATIDYDDFAKIDLRIAKIVKAEAVKGADKLVQLTLDLGGETRNVFAGIKSAYDPADLEGRLTVMVANLAPRKMRFGVSEGMVLAAGPGGSDLFILTPDSGAQPGMRVK, from the coding sequence ATGAAGCCAAGAAAAATCCTCATCACCAGCGCACTGCCCTACGCCAATGGCCCGATTCATATTGGTCACATGGTCGAATACATCCAGACGGATATTTGGGCGCGTTTTCAACGTTTGCGCGGCAATGAATGCTATTACGTGTGCGCGGATGACACCCACGGCACACCGATCATGCTGCGGGCGCAACAAGAAGGCATTACCCCAGAACAATTGATTGCCCGCATTGGCGCGGAACATCAGCGTGATTTTTCAGGGTTTCGGGTCGGTTTCGACAATTACTACACCACACACTCCGACGAAAACCGCCACTTCGCCGAATTCATCTACAAAGCGGCACGTGACAACGGGCATATTGAAAAACGCACCATTCGCCAAGCTTACGATGCGCAGGCAAAAATGTTCCTGCCCGACCGCTTCATTAAAGGCGAATGCCCACGTTGTGGCGCGGCGGATCAATACGGCGATAACTGCGAAGCCTGCGGTGCGACTTATTCCCCGACTGATTTGAAAAATGCGGTGTCAGCAATTTCCGGCACGACTCCGATTGAAAAAGAAACCGACCACTATTTCTTTAAGCTGGGGCATTTTGAAAGCTTCCTGCGCGAATTCCTTGCCAGCGGTGCAGTACAAAAAGAAATCGCCAACAAGCAAATGGAATGGTTTGAATCGGATCAAGGCTTGAGTGACTGGGACGTTTCTCGCGACGCACCTTACTGGGGCTTCAAAATTCCCGATACCGACGACAAATATTTTTACGTGTGGCTGGATGCGCCAATTGGCTATTTAGCCAGTTTCAAAAACCTGTGTGACCGTACCGGGCTGGATTTTGATAGCTTCTGGAAACCCGATTCCACCGCCGAAGTGTACCACTTCATCGGCAAAGACATCGCCTATTTCCACACACTGTTTTGGCCTGCCCTGTTGCATGGCGCGGGTTTCCGCACCCCCAGTGCCGTGCATTGCCACGGATTTTTGACGGTAAACGGCGCGAAAATGTCCAAATCACGCGGCACATTTATTCAAGCCGAAAGCTACCTCAAGCATTTGAACCCGGAATGGTTACGCTATTATTTCGCCAGCAAACTCAGCAATGGCGTGGATGACATTGACCTTAACCTCGAAGATTTCGTGGCACGGGTCAACAGCGATTTAGTCGGCAAAGTGGTTAATATTGCCTCGCGCTGCGCCGGTTTCATCAACAAGCGATTTGACAACAAACTGGCCAATACGCTGCCTGATAGTGCGTTATATCAGGAATTTAGCGACGCCTCTGAGCGTATCGCCGAACTTTACGAAACCCGCCGCTACGGTCAAGCCATGCGCGAAATCATGGGGTTAGCCGATAAGGCCAACCAATACGTTGACGAACAAAAGCCCTGGGTACTCGCCAAAGATCCAGAACGCCTTGCCGACGTACAAAACGTTTGCACCCAAGGCATCAATATGTTCCGTGCGATTGTGGGCTACCTCAAGCCGGTGCTGCCACAATTGGCGGTGGACGCAGAAAGCTTCCTCAATGCCGGTGAATTAACCTGGGCAAGTGTTGCGACACCGCTGATTGGCAGCGAAATCACCACGTTCAAAGCCCTGATGACTCGTGTTGAACCGGCAATGATCGAAGCCATGCTCGAAGACAACCAACAAGCCATCCAGCCCGCAGCCGTAAACAATACTGCGCCCCCAACCTCAAGCCAACTAACCGACGACCCCATCAGTGCCACGATTGACTACGACGATTTCGCCAAAATCGACTTACGCATTGCTAAAATCGTCAAAGCCGAGGCCGTCAAAGGCGCGGATAAGTTAGTGCAGTTAACACTTGATCTCGGTGGTGAAACCCGCAACGTATTCGCGGGGATTAAATCAGCGTATGATCCCGCCGATCTGGAAGGACGGCTAACCGTCATGGTGGCGAATTTAGCTCCCCGCAAAATGCGTTTCGGCGTATCCGAAGGCATGGTATTAGCCGCAGGCCCCGGTGGTAGTGATTTATTCATTTTAACCCCGGACAGCGGTGCGCAACCCGGAATGCGTGTAAAATAA
- a CDS encoding FIST signal transduction protein, giving the protein MQVILTFFTPATGWHKPLPNMDSPQTLVLVFGEPDHHSVASAFKDLQAQYPTSVIAGCASMASVFGEKLLQKGLAVAVIRFHYARLVLAETPLTSPANSHQAGEYLGLKLQAPDLKGILLLTDGLNTQGTELIRGLATQVNPQTVAIVGGLASDRMAFQATWVLHNGVPCSGRACGIGFYGEKVVFASQSRDGFRPFGPERRITRADNRTLYELDHRPALQVYKEYLGDHAQHLPQSALNFPLAIWNSDKQHYAVRVPVAVDETEQSLSFIADIPTGYQTQFMYGSADYLTDGAEDAAKTLVANVPANTPVLAFIISCAARQLIMDEDTFQELEAVQERLPHDSQQFGFYGFGELAPTEYGGGCSHHNATMTLSLLYERP; this is encoded by the coding sequence ATGCAGGTTATTTTAACGTTCTTTACGCCAGCAACAGGTTGGCATAAACCATTACCGAATATGGACTCACCGCAAACCTTGGTATTGGTGTTTGGTGAACCCGACCATCACAGCGTTGCGAGTGCTTTTAAAGACCTTCAGGCACAATATCCCACCTCCGTCATCGCCGGTTGTGCGTCGATGGCAAGTGTATTCGGCGAAAAGCTACTGCAAAAAGGACTCGCCGTTGCTGTGATCCGGTTTCATTATGCACGATTGGTTTTGGCGGAAACACCGCTTACCTCACCGGCAAACTCGCATCAAGCGGGTGAATATCTGGGCTTGAAACTGCAAGCTCCCGACTTGAAAGGTATTCTGTTATTAACCGATGGTCTTAATACACAAGGTACGGAATTGATTCGCGGCTTGGCAACCCAGGTGAATCCACAAACTGTTGCCATTGTTGGCGGGCTAGCCAGCGACCGCATGGCATTTCAGGCAACATGGGTATTACATAATGGCGTACCTTGCTCTGGGCGTGCTTGTGGTATTGGTTTTTACGGTGAAAAAGTCGTGTTTGCCAGTCAGTCACGCGATGGTTTCCGTCCGTTTGGCCCCGAACGACGCATTACACGTGCGGATAACCGCACCCTTTACGAACTGGATCACCGCCCTGCCCTGCAAGTTTACAAAGAGTATTTAGGTGACCATGCACAACATTTACCGCAAAGTGCCTTGAATTTCCCACTGGCAATCTGGAACAGTGACAAACAACACTACGCTGTGCGTGTGCCTGTAGCTGTCGATGAAACCGAACAAAGCTTAAGCTTCATCGCTGATATTCCCACTGGTTATCAAACTCAATTCATGTACGGCAGCGCGGATTATCTGACGGATGGCGCGGAAGATGCGGCAAAAACCTTAGTGGCCAATGTACCTGCAAATACCCCAGTATTGGCCTTTATCATCAGCTGTGCCGCACGGCAACTCATTATGGACGAAGACACCTTCCAAGAATTAGAAGCTGTGCAGGAACGCTTACCCCATGACAGCCAACAATTCGGCTTTTATGGCTTTGGTGAGCTTGCCCCCACCGAATACGGCGGTGGTTGTAGCCATCACAACGCCACCATGACACTTTCGCTATTGTATGAACGCCCATGA
- a CDS encoding response regulator produces the protein MNNLQKRLAKQLKRSGLSSTGLPEDLAKWQDFLHLVDRSYTDTSNAQYLLERSLEVSSQEMRKLYEDVKTETEQRIDALHKSEQKTRFMANMSHELRTPIHGILGSLEIVKGTSLDEKQQLFIDTAYASCEIMLDIINNILDFSKLKAGGIELEIVEFSPRELVEGISDIMSTMAQEKNLLVRCEIADTLPERVKGDPARLRQMLMNLIGNAIKFTEHGEVYTGLSWRESKNGHITLRFEVRDTGIGIPLAMHKSVFESFIQVDASINRRYGGTGLGLTIVREFAEMMGGTIGLESIPDQGSHFWFEIPAQVVDASTMHKTGHLTGRKVLVVDDTETNRLILENYLQAWQAETVLVSSGEEALITLEAPEHQQHPFDLLLLDWFMPRMDGIALARAIRANPLHNHTPIVMLTSYGLAQEKQQQIGIQTALTKPIRSITLRDALNDTLQRYGNPAPITPPNSPPNDTGQNNTASESTTPASHSPVTHFADEQQRPRNILLAEDNPVNALIAITMLEQADVHVDHVVTGKLALKAIRTRAYDLVLMDINMPEMDGYTATRYIRKWEREGILKKRTPVIAMTANALKGDREKSLSVGMDDYLAKPVKQEELLKLVSKWLNPQTTACAA, from the coding sequence ATGAATAACTTACAAAAACGCCTTGCAAAGCAGCTCAAACGCAGCGGCCTCAGTTCAACAGGTCTCCCGGAAGACTTAGCGAAATGGCAGGATTTCTTGCATTTAGTCGATCGCTCTTACACTGACACCTCGAATGCACAATATTTACTGGAACGTTCGTTGGAAGTGTCTTCCCAAGAAATGCGCAAGCTCTACGAAGATGTCAAAACGGAAACCGAACAGCGCATTGATGCTCTACATAAATCTGAACAAAAAACCCGTTTCATGGCAAACATGAGCCATGAATTACGCACTCCGATTCACGGCATCCTCGGCTCACTCGAAATTGTCAAAGGCACGTCGCTAGACGAAAAGCAGCAGTTATTTATCGACACTGCCTACGCCTCGTGCGAAATCATGCTCGACATTATTAACAATATTCTGGACTTTTCTAAACTTAAAGCGGGTGGCATCGAGCTTGAAATTGTTGAGTTTTCCCCACGTGAACTGGTTGAAGGTATCAGTGATATTATGTCAACCATGGCACAGGAAAAAAACCTGCTGGTACGTTGCGAAATTGCAGATACGCTGCCAGAAAGGGTAAAAGGTGACCCCGCACGCTTGCGACAAATGCTGATGAATCTGATTGGTAATGCGATTAAATTCACCGAGCATGGTGAGGTTTATACCGGACTAAGCTGGCGTGAAAGCAAAAACGGTCACATTACACTGCGCTTTGAAGTACGCGATACTGGCATTGGTATTCCTCTCGCCATGCATAAAAGCGTGTTTGAATCCTTTATCCAAGTTGATGCCTCCATCAACCGGCGTTACGGCGGCACAGGCTTAGGGCTAACCATTGTGCGTGAATTCGCCGAAATGATGGGCGGCACTATTGGTTTGGAAAGCATCCCAGATCAAGGCAGCCACTTTTGGTTTGAAATTCCCGCACAAGTCGTTGATGCAAGCACCATGCACAAAACCGGGCATTTAACCGGACGCAAAGTACTGGTCGTGGATGATACGGAAACCAACCGCCTGATTCTGGAAAATTATTTACAAGCATGGCAAGCCGAAACCGTCTTGGTCAGCAGTGGCGAAGAAGCCCTCATCACTTTAGAAGCCCCCGAACATCAACAACACCCGTTCGATCTACTATTACTCGATTGGTTCATGCCACGTATGGATGGTATCGCTCTCGCCAGAGCTATCCGTGCCAACCCACTGCACAATCACACCCCGATTGTCATGCTAACCTCTTACGGCCTTGCCCAAGAAAAACAACAACAAATAGGCATTCAAACCGCGCTCACCAAACCGATACGTTCGATTACCCTACGTGATGCCTTAAACGATACGCTGCAACGTTATGGCAATCCCGCACCTATCACTCCACCAAATTCTCCTCCCAACGATACCGGTCAAAATAACACAGCATCGGAATCCACAACGCCAGCGAGTCACTCACCGGTGACCCATTTTGCAGACGAGCAACAACGCCCCAGAAACATTCTACTGGCAGAGGACAACCCGGTTAACGCCCTGATTGCGATTACCATGCTGGAACAAGCCGATGTCCATGTCGATCACGTCGTCACTGGAAAACTAGCACTCAAAGCCATCCGCACCCGCGCTTACGACTTGGTGTTGATGGACATTAATATGCCGGAAATGGACGGCTACACCGCCACCCGCTACATCCGCAAATGGGAAAGAGAAGGTATCCTCAAAAAGCGCACCCCAGTGATTGCGATGACCGCCAATGCCCTCAAAGGTGACCGGGAAAAAAGCTTGAGCGTGGGCATGGACGATTACCTCGCCAAGCCCGTCAAACAAGAAGAATTGCTAAAATTGGTAAGCAAGTGGCTTAACCCACAAACAACCGCGTGCGCTGCGTAA
- a CDS encoding 3'-5' exonuclease, with the protein MNTLVFDIETIPDIEGGRKLYDLGDLDADGVAKAMFHLRFQKNGTEFLAHHLQRIVAISVTFRGRGDEFKVWTLGDESTDEKEILQRFFDGIDRYTPTLVSWNGSGFDLPVIHYRAMKHKITAPRYWDMGEDDSSFKWNNYISRYHTRHTDLMDLLALYSGRANAPLDELATLFGFPGKMGMSGAKVWDAYQAGQLAEIRNYCETDVLNTWLVYLRFQLMRGHISHEKYDSECALVRHHLRQSAKAHLLAFEEAWEAGA; encoded by the coding sequence GTGAATACCCTAGTCTTTGACATCGAAACCATTCCCGACATTGAAGGTGGACGTAAGTTGTACGATCTCGGTGATTTGGATGCGGATGGCGTGGCTAAGGCAATGTTTCACCTGCGTTTTCAGAAAAATGGTACGGAGTTTCTGGCGCATCATTTGCAGCGTATTGTGGCGATTTCAGTGACATTTCGCGGGCGAGGCGATGAGTTTAAGGTGTGGACGTTGGGTGATGAAAGCACGGATGAAAAAGAGATTCTGCAACGCTTTTTTGATGGTATTGATCGTTACACCCCGACTTTGGTGTCTTGGAATGGTAGTGGTTTTGATTTGCCGGTGATTCATTATCGTGCGATGAAACATAAAATCACTGCGCCGCGTTATTGGGATATGGGCGAAGACGATAGCAGTTTTAAGTGGAATAATTATATCAGTCGTTATCACACACGCCACACGGATTTGATGGATTTGTTGGCGTTATACAGCGGTCGGGCAAATGCGCCTCTGGATGAACTAGCAACGTTATTTGGTTTCCCCGGCAAGATGGGAATGAGTGGCGCGAAAGTGTGGGATGCTTATCAGGCGGGGCAGTTGGCGGAGATTCGCAATTATTGTGAAACCGATGTGCTGAACACTTGGTTGGTTTATTTGCGGTTTCAGTTAATGCGCGGGCATATTTCCCACGAAAAATACGATAGCGAATGTGCTTTAGTGCGTCACCATTTGCGGCAGTCGGCTAAAGCGCATTTACTGGCATTTGAGGAGGCGTGGGAAGCCGGTGCGTAA
- a CDS encoding MEKHLA domain-containing protein has translation MARNQGQSGKRMMDTAQLTAHLHLLHSSFLHYLGHDLAGLAWQGASTAHALDTAPFVLLSHNTDADPIFTYGNKKALELFEMDWETLTQLPSRYSAEALLREEREHLLQTVAHQGYIDNYAGVRVASSGRRFLIRQAIVWNLRDAQGHYAGQAAYFDHWEYLPSTASSESKH, from the coding sequence GTGGCTCGAAACCAAGGGCAATCTGGCAAGCGTATGATGGATACCGCCCAACTCACCGCACATTTGCACTTGCTGCATTCCAGCTTCCTCCATTACCTTGGGCATGATTTGGCGGGTCTGGCCTGGCAAGGCGCAAGCACCGCACACGCGCTGGATACTGCGCCGTTTGTGCTGTTATCGCACAATACGGATGCTGACCCCATTTTCACTTACGGTAATAAGAAAGCCTTAGAATTGTTTGAAATGGATTGGGAAACCCTGACGCAACTGCCATCGCGCTATTCTGCCGAAGCACTGTTACGTGAGGAGCGTGAACACTTGCTGCAAACGGTTGCCCACCAAGGTTATATCGACAATTACGCCGGGGTGCGTGTTGCCAGCAGCGGGCGACGTTTCCTGATCCGTCAGGCGATTGTGTGGAATTTACGAGATGCTCAAGGCCACTACGCAGGGCAAGCTGCCTATTTTGATCACTGGGAGTATCTGCCCTCAACCGCTAGTAGCGAAAGCAAGCACTAA